CAGCGCAGGCGGCCAGACCAAAGCCAAGGGCCCACACAGCAGATGGGCTCTCCTCGGCCTGTGTTCCCGGTCCCAGCAGCATTCGGGCTGTGCGGGTGGCGAGCGCGGCGAAGCCCAGGAGTACGAGCAGCAGGGCCGCCGCAGTGGCCCAGCTCAAGCCGGTGCCGGCTGCGAAACCGGCCCGGGCGATGCCGAGTTCGGAAGCGAAGAGGCTGAAGGGCGGGAAGGCCATCAGCGCCACGATCGCGAGCCCGAACGCCCCGGCCAACGGCGGCGCCCCGGCGATCAGGCCGCGCACCCGTCCGATCCGTGCGGTGCCGGTCAGCTGGAGGATGCGGCCGGAGGCGCAGAAGGCGACGGACTTGGCGAGTCCGTGGCCGGCGATGTGCAGTAGCGCGGCGGCCAGGGCGAGGGGGCTGCCGATCGCGGCGGCCAGGGCGATCAGGCTCATGTGCTCCATGCTGGAGTAGGCGAGCATGCGTTTGTAGTCGCGCTGGGCGAGCAGCAGGCCGGCCGCCAGGGCGAGGCTGAGCAGGGCGATCCCGGCGAGCAGGACGCGGGTGAAGTCGATGCCGAGAACCGCGTTCGCGATGACCCGGTAGCGCAGGATCGCGGCGAAGGCCACGGAGAGCAGCACGCCCGACATGAGTGCGGAGACCGGGGCGGGTGCCTGGCTGTGGGCGTCGGGCAGCCAGGCATGCAGCGGGATCAGACCGGCCTTGGCACCGAAGCCGAGGACGATCAGCATGATGCCGAGCCGGGTGGCCGCCGGGTTGAGCCGGTCTGCGCGGGCGACGAGGGTGGGCCAGTCCAGCGCCCATGCCTCCGCGATACCGGCCTGCCGGGCCGCGTAGTAGATCAGGACGGTGCCGAGGAAGGCCAGCGCGATGCCGGCCGAGCAGATCACCACGTACTTCCAGGCGGCCTCCACCGAGGTCCGGGTGTGGCGGTGG
The genomic region above belongs to Streptomyces sp. CG1 and contains:
- a CDS encoding proton-conducting transporter membrane subunit, which gives rise to MSPTASALLLAAPTTVPLLAAGAYALTGVRPRSTAAAFATALTAVRQRASARGYVVMAETPEPVQVPKRHVRDWAGLVSPAVILACGSLLATDVVSSGPRRAYSGLLRADALTAWMLLVVGSVALIACGSAPAYLRGERDAGRASDRSVWRYHVLVQAFLSAMCLAVVTANLGVLWVAVEATTIVTAFLVGHRHTRTSVEAAWKYVVICSAGIALAFLGTVLIYYAARQAGIAEAWALDWPTLVARADRLNPAATRLGIMLIVLGFGAKAGLIPLHAWLPDAHSQAPAPVSALMSGVLLSVAFAAILRYRVIANAVLGIDFTRVLLAGIALLSLALAAGLLLAQRDYKRMLAYSSMEHMSLIALAAAIGSPLALAAALLHIAGHGLAKSVAFCASGRILQLTGTARIGRVRGLIAGAPPLAGAFGLAIVALMAFPPFSLFASELGIARAGFAAGTGLSWATAAALLLVLLGFAALATRTARMLLGPGTQAEESPSAVWALGFGLAACAVLGVATGPLTDLLRAAAQTIGG